A genomic segment from Peribacillus sp. ACCC06369 encodes:
- a CDS encoding M15 family metallopeptidase, with the protein MLPPDLDEIKLTDELNPIVADKKDELIQLANDKGIPVIITAGFRSLAEQNELYEKGRLSTGNIVTNAKGGESLHNFGLAIDFALLNKQGEAIWDMGYDGNDNGKSDWMEVVTIAKGLGFDWGGDWTGFKDYPHLQMTFGLSLRELQQGKQPKGQ; encoded by the coding sequence ATGCTTCCGCCTGATTTAGATGAAATCAAACTGACAGACGAGCTGAATCCGATCGTCGCCGACAAAAAAGACGAGCTCATTCAATTGGCCAATGACAAAGGCATCCCGGTAATCATTACGGCAGGGTTCCGTTCTTTAGCCGAGCAAAATGAACTCTATGAAAAAGGCCGTTTAAGCACGGGGAACATCGTAACGAATGCAAAAGGTGGGGAGTCTCTTCATAATTTCGGTTTGGCGATAGATTTTGCCCTCCTAAACAAACAAGGTGAGGCCATTTGGGATATGGGTTATGACGGCAACGATAATGGAAAGTCGGATTGGATGGAAGTCGTAACCATCGCTAAAGGGTTAGGTTTTGATTGGGGCGGGGATTGGACAGGGTTTAAGGATTATCCTCATTTACAAATGACATTTGGTTTGAGCCTGCGTGAGCTGCAACAAGGCAAGCAGCCAAAAGGGCAGTGA
- a CDS encoding acyl-CoA thioesterase, with amino-acid sequence MEEIKHCRDSLVIKTSLVLPPDTNNIGTMFGGKLMAYIDDVAAISAMRHARSNVVTASTDSVDFLHPIHEGNAVCLESFVTYTGRTSMEIIVKVIAEDLVTGDRNLCVISFLTFVAINEEGKPIPVPRLVPETEMEMNLNESAKQRAQIRKKRREDTQFIASTFGVKLPWTDQSNPGLYK; translated from the coding sequence ATGGAAGAAATAAAACATTGCCGGGATTCTTTGGTCATAAAAACAAGCCTTGTCCTCCCGCCGGATACAAATAACATTGGTACGATGTTCGGAGGCAAATTAATGGCATACATTGATGATGTAGCGGCTATATCCGCCATGCGTCATGCTCGAAGCAACGTCGTTACGGCATCAACCGATTCTGTCGATTTCCTGCACCCTATTCACGAAGGAAATGCAGTTTGCCTGGAAAGCTTCGTGACCTATACGGGCAGAACATCAATGGAAATCATCGTAAAGGTGATTGCAGAGGATTTAGTTACAGGAGATCGGAATTTATGCGTCATTTCATTTTTGACCTTTGTTGCCATTAATGAAGAAGGTAAACCAATACCGGTTCCGCGTTTGGTTCCTGAAACAGAGATGGAAATGAATTTAAATGAATCGGCAAAACAACGGGCCCAAATAAGGAAAAAAAGAAGAGAAGATACACAATTCATTGCAAGTACCTTCGGTGTGAAACTGCCATGGACTGATCAATCAAATCCAGGATTATATAAATAA
- a CDS encoding Bax inhibitor-1/YccA family protein — protein sequence MYSQTVQTYLPSVMRTFALSLAVSVIGMALGTFVPPFLFIPLAILEFAMLIGAFIMRKKKAIGYTFLYSFTFISGITTYPIIAHYLAAAGANVVILAGVTTTVVFGGLAIYASTTKRDLSFLGGMLFAALLALVAISIFNIFSPLSSTAMLVFSFIGILVFSGYILYDFNRMKHYGVTAEEVPLMALNLYLDFINLFINILRFFGILASDD from the coding sequence ATGTATTCACAAACTGTACAAACATATTTGCCATCCGTCATGCGGACGTTCGCTTTATCTCTTGCTGTTTCCGTTATAGGGATGGCTCTCGGCACTTTTGTTCCGCCATTCTTGTTCATTCCCTTAGCGATACTTGAGTTTGCCATGTTGATTGGAGCTTTCATCATGCGGAAGAAAAAAGCTATCGGTTACACATTCTTGTATAGTTTCACATTTATTTCAGGAATTACGACCTATCCGATCATTGCACACTACCTTGCCGCTGCAGGGGCAAATGTGGTGATCTTAGCCGGTGTGACGACGACAGTTGTATTTGGAGGACTGGCGATTTATGCTTCAACCACCAAAAGGGACCTTTCTTTCTTGGGAGGAATGTTATTTGCGGCCTTGCTTGCTTTAGTGGCCATTAGCATTTTCAACATTTTTTCTCCATTAAGTTCTACAGCCATGCTGGTCTTTTCATTTATTGGGATTTTAGTTTTCAGTGGTTATATTTTATATGATTTCAATCGAATGAAGCATTACGGGGTTACAGCGGAAGAAGTACCGCTAATGGCCTTGAATCTGTATCTAGATTTCATTAACCTTTTCATTAACATCTTACGTTTCTTTGGTATATTGGCAAGCGATGACTAA
- a CDS encoding ABC transporter ATP-binding protein, whose amino-acid sequence MKKAILQIENLTTSFRIGNKYHAAVDDVSFTVNENEIVAVVGESGCGKSALALSIMQLHNKQRTKSQGNINYKGKNLLKLNDMQMNKVRGKELGMIFQEPLTALNPLMTIGKQIEENLDYHTELSSEEKKNRTIELLTQVGIPYPERTYKQYPHELSGGMRQRAMISIAIACNPALVIADEPTTALDVTIQAQILDLLKDIQGRTKMGIILITHDLSVVAEVTDRIVVMYAGQVVETGSVKTIFNNPLHPYTRSLLNSIPSAANEKNRLHVIEGIVPSIAKMDRIGCRFQDRIPWIPKHAHEESPRLHDVGNDHFVRCTCYKEFYFQAEGDASTHDITQSR is encoded by the coding sequence ATGAAGAAAGCTATTTTGCAAATAGAGAACCTAACTACCTCATTTCGAATCGGTAACAAATATCATGCAGCAGTGGATGATGTTTCGTTTACGGTGAATGAAAATGAAATTGTAGCAGTTGTTGGAGAATCAGGTTGTGGAAAGAGTGCATTGGCTTTATCTATCATGCAATTACATAATAAGCAGAGAACGAAATCCCAAGGAAACATTAATTATAAAGGCAAAAATCTACTAAAGTTGAATGATATGCAAATGAATAAAGTCCGGGGTAAGGAATTGGGTATGATATTCCAGGAACCTCTAACGGCGTTGAACCCGCTCATGACCATAGGAAAACAGATCGAGGAGAATCTTGATTACCATACTGAACTTTCCAGTGAGGAAAAAAAGAACAGGACGATCGAACTTTTGACACAAGTAGGAATTCCTTATCCTGAACGGACGTACAAGCAATATCCGCATGAGCTCTCGGGTGGAATGCGGCAAAGGGCGATGATATCGATTGCCATTGCTTGTAACCCTGCACTGGTCATTGCCGATGAACCCACCACGGCACTGGATGTTACGATTCAAGCGCAAATACTTGATCTGCTGAAAGATATCCAAGGCAGGACAAAAATGGGAATCATCTTAATTACACATGATCTGAGCGTCGTAGCAGAGGTTACTGATAGGATCGTTGTCATGTATGCAGGTCAGGTGGTGGAAACGGGAAGCGTCAAAACGATATTCAACAATCCGCTGCATCCATATACGAGGTCGTTATTAAATTCGATTCCTTCGGCTGCAAACGAGAAAAACCGTTTGCATGTTATTGAGGGAATCGTTCCATCAATTGCGAAAATGGATAGGATAGGATGTCGTTTCCAAGATAGGATTCCTTGGATACCAAAACATGCACATGAAGAGTCGCCCCGACTTCACGATGTGGGCAACGATCATTTTGTAAGGTGTACCTGCTATAAAGAATTTTATTTTCAAGCTGAAGGAGATGCATCGACCCATGACATTACTCAAAGTAGATAA
- a CDS encoding ATP-binding cassette domain-containing protein, with product MTLLKVDNLKVHFPIRGGFFRRVVDHVRAVDGVSFELQQGETYGLVGESGSGKSTTGKAVVKLNDVTSGQILFEGRDLASLSRKEIKPFRKDIQMIFQDPYSSLNPKKRVLDIIAEPLRNFERLSPAEEKKIVQDFLDKVGLSPESIHKYPHEFSGGQRQRIGIARSLTLKPKLIIADEPVSALDVSVQAQVLNFLQDLQQEFNLTYLFVGHDLGVIRHMCDRMGVMYRGRLVEEGKSEEIYENPQHIYTKRLIAAIPDLEPEVREDKVQLRKKLTSEYESTYSRYFDENGRAYDLKPISPTHRVALQ from the coding sequence ATGACATTACTCAAAGTAGATAATTTAAAAGTGCATTTTCCAATTAGGGGCGGTTTTTTCCGAAGGGTGGTCGATCACGTAAGGGCCGTGGACGGTGTTTCCTTTGAGTTGCAGCAAGGGGAAACATATGGTTTGGTCGGGGAATCCGGAAGCGGTAAGTCCACGACAGGCAAGGCAGTTGTCAAGCTGAATGATGTGACTTCCGGACAAATCCTGTTTGAAGGCAGGGATTTAGCATCTTTAAGTAGAAAAGAGATTAAACCATTCAGAAAAGATATCCAAATGATTTTCCAAGACCCGTATTCATCATTGAATCCCAAGAAGAGGGTACTGGACATCATTGCCGAACCGCTGAGGAATTTCGAACGGTTATCCCCTGCAGAGGAAAAGAAAATCGTTCAGGACTTCTTGGACAAAGTCGGACTCAGTCCGGAATCAATCCACAAGTATCCACATGAATTTTCAGGTGGGCAGCGCCAACGGATTGGGATTGCCAGATCTTTGACATTGAAACCTAAACTGATCATTGCCGATGAACCGGTATCAGCCCTGGATGTTTCCGTTCAGGCTCAGGTATTGAATTTCCTTCAGGATCTCCAACAGGAATTCAATTTGACTTATTTATTTGTCGGGCATGATTTAGGTGTAATCCGGCATATGTGTGACCGGATGGGCGTTATGTATCGCGGTAGATTGGTAGAGGAAGGTAAAAGTGAGGAAATCTATGAAAATCCCCAACATATATACACGAAACGCCTGATTGCTGCCATTCCAGATTTAGAGCCGGAAGTTCGCGAGGATAAAGTGCAGCTAAGAAAAAAACTCACCTCAGAATATGAGTCAACCTACTCAAGATATTTCGATGAGAATGGACGTGCTTACGATTTGAAGCCGATCTCACCGACGCATAGAGTCGCATTACAATAA
- the opp4B gene encoding oligopeptide ABC transporter permease codes for MWKFILRRLLVMIPQLFLLSIIVFMMAKAMPGDALSGQEINPRANPAELDRIREELGLNDPWYQQYLRWASNAVQGDFGISYTHKTPVMDVIEDRLWNTVFLALVTLIFTYMLAIPLGILSGRYNDTWVDKTVTGYSYVGFGTPIFIFALIMLFVFGFALDWFPSGGSVDSKVDEGTFAYVVSKINHLILPALSTALIATTSTIQYLRNEIIDNKIKDFVRTARSKGVPESKVYSRHILRNSFLPIAAFLGYEITGLIGGAVIIETIFSYPGLGQLFLSSVSLRDFSVVTAIVMMTGFATLLGTLLSDIILSAVDPRIRIE; via the coding sequence ATGTGGAAGTTTATCCTTAGACGTTTATTAGTAATGATCCCGCAGCTGTTTTTATTGAGCATCATCGTATTCATGATGGCAAAAGCAATGCCGGGAGATGCTTTGTCAGGCCAGGAAATCAACCCTAGGGCCAATCCAGCCGAGCTTGATAGGATAAGGGAGGAACTGGGTTTGAATGACCCTTGGTACCAACAATATTTAAGGTGGGCATCCAATGCTGTACAGGGGGATTTCGGTATTTCCTATACACATAAAACGCCCGTCATGGATGTTATCGAAGACAGGCTTTGGAACACGGTGTTCCTGGCGTTGGTCACTCTGATCTTTACATATATGCTTGCAATTCCATTAGGCATACTTAGCGGAAGGTATAACGATACCTGGGTGGATAAAACCGTTACGGGTTATAGCTATGTAGGGTTTGGCACACCGATTTTCATTTTTGCTTTAATCATGTTATTCGTTTTCGGATTTGCCTTGGATTGGTTCCCGTCTGGTGGCAGTGTCGATTCCAAAGTGGATGAAGGAACATTCGCCTATGTTGTAAGTAAGATCAATCATTTGATTTTACCAGCTTTAAGTACAGCTTTAATTGCAACAACAAGCACGATCCAATATTTGCGAAATGAAATCATCGATAATAAAATCAAGGATTTCGTAAGGACTGCGCGTTCGAAGGGAGTGCCTGAATCAAAAGTATATTCACGGCATATCCTTAGGAATTCCTTTTTACCGATAGCGGCATTCTTAGGTTATGAAATTACTGGATTGATCGGCGGCGCGGTCATAATCGAGACCATTTTCAGTTATCCGGGACTAGGTCAGCTTTTCCTTAGTTCAGTCAGTCTGCGGGATTTCAGCGTTGTCACGGCTATCGTCATGATGACGGGATTTGCCACTCTGCTTGGCACTCTTCTTTCGGACATCATACTTAGTGCGGTCGATCCGCGCATACGGATAGAATAG
- a CDS encoding ABC transporter permease — protein sequence MEMKVETGKNIQVKDVSPSGIKIIWEEIKKDKLAMGSLIILAAILLFVYGASLFMDAKEIAKVDFLSIYMEPSSDYWLGTDYGGRDVFGQLIIGTRNSFTISLFITLFTAIIGLSLGLLAGYFGGATDNVIMRVIDFVISLPQLMLIIVVVTIVPIFNVYVFILIMTMFLWTGKARLIRSKALSERELDYIHASQTLGTPHWKIILFQLLPNVSSLIIVNFILNLAGNIGLESSLTFLGFGLPESSPSLGTLISYARNPDVLENKWWIWVPASLMILVLMLSINFVGQALKRAADARQRRA from the coding sequence ATGGAAATGAAAGTGGAAACCGGAAAGAACATACAAGTGAAAGATGTGAGCCCTTCAGGAATTAAAATCATCTGGGAGGAAATCAAAAAAGACAAGCTTGCAATGGGCTCATTGATTATATTAGCAGCCATATTGCTTTTCGTTTACGGGGCGTCGCTCTTCATGGATGCCAAGGAAATAGCCAAGGTCGATTTCCTCTCCATTTATATGGAACCATCTTCAGACTATTGGCTTGGAACTGATTATGGTGGCCGGGATGTATTCGGGCAACTGATAATAGGTACCAGAAATTCATTCACGATCAGTTTATTCATTACATTATTCACGGCTATCATCGGTTTATCATTAGGGCTACTTGCTGGCTACTTTGGAGGGGCAACGGATAATGTGATCATGCGTGTTATCGATTTCGTGATTTCCCTGCCGCAATTGATGCTCATCATCGTTGTAGTCACGATAGTTCCGATCTTCAATGTATATGTTTTCATTTTAATCATGACGATGTTTTTATGGACTGGAAAAGCAAGGCTGATTCGTTCAAAGGCTTTGTCAGAGCGTGAGCTGGATTATATCCATGCCTCTCAGACACTTGGGACGCCACATTGGAAGATCATCCTTTTTCAGCTTCTGCCCAATGTCAGTTCACTGATCATCGTTAACTTCATTTTGAACCTTGCAGGCAATATTGGCCTAGAATCCAGTTTGACTTTCTTAGGGTTCGGTCTTCCGGAGAGCTCACCGAGTCTCGGGACGCTCATCAGTTATGCTCGAAATCCAGATGTTCTGGAAAACAAGTGGTGGATATGGGTACCCGCATCACTCATGATTTTAGTGTTGATGCTGAGTATAAATTTCGTTGGTCAAGCGTTAAAGCGCGCCGCCGATGCAAGACAAAGAAGAGCATAA
- the opp4A gene encoding oligopeptide ABC transporter substrate-binding protein yields the protein MKIKSYSKVLSALAISSLLLAACSNDTEKSSTKEKKGKDVEQVDTSKFPTKTTNQGEPIEGGHLTYGLVSDTPFEGILNKVFYQGDPDNQVITFFDEDLLDTDENYVYTNEGAASYEISDDHKTVTLTIKDNVKWQDGKPVTGADLEYAYLVMGSKEYKGVRYDEQMALIEGMEEYHEGKADSISGIKVDDKKITFTFKKANPSVTTGLWTYPLHKEYLKDVPIAELESSDKIRKNPIGFGPFKVKKIVQGEAVEFEANKDYYRGAPKLDSVTLKVVNPSIVVKSLENGDLDVAEVLAEQYDQAKELDNVELLGKVELAYTYIGFNFGHYDKEKEENVMDENPKFGDKRLRQAMAYAINNEEVGEKMYKGLRFPANSVITPNFKYNNKDVKAYEYDPEKAKKLLDEAGFVDTNKDGIREDADGKEFKINFASMSGSDVSEPLARYYIQQWEQVGLDVELQDGRLHEFNSFYDLLKKDNDKVDIYQAAWGVASDPDPSGLWSRSAEFNYTRWVNEKNDELLAKGISEEAFDDQYRIDTYNEWQELIHEEVPVIPTLFRYQLAGVNERVTGYDFLAGRQYQWHNVGVTK from the coding sequence ATGAAAATCAAAAGCTACAGTAAGGTATTAAGTGCATTGGCCATTTCGTCTCTACTGCTTGCTGCATGTTCGAACGATACGGAGAAATCGTCAACGAAAGAGAAAAAAGGGAAAGATGTCGAACAGGTCGATACCTCTAAATTCCCGACAAAGACGACAAATCAAGGAGAGCCGATTGAAGGCGGTCATTTGACATATGGATTGGTATCGGATACCCCCTTTGAAGGGATTTTGAACAAAGTTTTCTATCAAGGCGACCCTGATAACCAAGTAATCACATTCTTTGATGAGGATTTATTGGATACAGACGAAAACTATGTATACACGAATGAAGGTGCCGCTTCCTATGAAATTTCAGACGATCATAAAACGGTCACTCTGACGATTAAGGATAATGTGAAATGGCAAGATGGCAAGCCTGTGACAGGTGCGGATTTAGAATATGCATACCTTGTCATGGGAAGCAAAGAATACAAAGGTGTACGTTATGATGAACAAATGGCTTTAATCGAGGGTATGGAAGAGTATCATGAAGGGAAAGCGGATAGCATTTCAGGCATTAAAGTGGACGACAAGAAAATCACTTTCACTTTCAAGAAAGCGAACCCTTCCGTCACGACTGGATTATGGACATACCCGCTCCATAAAGAATACTTAAAAGATGTTCCAATTGCCGAGTTGGAATCTTCAGATAAAATCCGTAAAAATCCGATTGGTTTTGGACCATTTAAAGTGAAGAAAATCGTCCAAGGGGAAGCCGTCGAATTCGAAGCGAATAAAGATTATTACCGTGGTGCACCTAAATTGGACAGTGTCACATTGAAAGTCGTGAATCCGTCTATTGTCGTTAAGTCACTTGAAAATGGTGACCTCGATGTAGCAGAGGTCCTGGCTGAGCAATATGACCAGGCCAAGGAATTGGATAATGTCGAATTGTTGGGGAAAGTTGAATTGGCTTATACCTATATTGGTTTCAATTTCGGTCATTATGATAAGGAAAAAGAAGAAAATGTTATGGATGAGAATCCAAAATTTGGAGACAAACGACTTCGTCAGGCGATGGCATATGCAATCAATAATGAAGAAGTTGGCGAAAAAATGTACAAGGGCCTCCGCTTCCCTGCCAACTCGGTCATTACACCAAACTTTAAATATAACAATAAAGATGTAAAAGCATATGAATATGATCCTGAAAAAGCTAAAAAACTTTTGGATGAAGCAGGATTCGTAGATACGAATAAGGATGGCATTCGTGAAGATGCGGATGGAAAAGAGTTCAAGATCAACTTTGCTTCCATGAGTGGCTCCGATGTTTCCGAACCTCTTGCAAGGTATTATATCCAACAATGGGAACAAGTCGGATTGGATGTTGAATTGCAGGATGGAAGGCTGCATGAGTTCAATTCATTCTATGATCTACTGAAAAAGGATAATGACAAAGTTGATATTTATCAAGCTGCATGGGGAGTCGCTTCCGATCCGGATCCATCAGGCTTATGGTCCAGATCTGCAGAATTTAACTATACTCGCTGGGTGAATGAAAAAAATGATGAGCTTCTTGCTAAAGGGATTTCAGAGGAGGCCTTCGATGATCAATATAGGATCGATACCTACAATGAGTGGCAAGAATTGATCCATGAGGAGGTACCAGTCATTCCGACATTATTCCGTTATCAGTTGGCTGGAGTGAATGAACGAGTTACGGGTTATGATTTCCTTGCAGGCCGCCAATATCAGTGGCATAATGTGGGTGTAACTAAATAA